The Sandaracinus amylolyticus genomic interval GCGCTCACGGCGAGCGTCGTCGCGGGTGTGATCGCAGCCGCGATCTCGGTGTGGGCGAGCCTCACGCCCGACGACGAGCAGCGCGCGGAGACGACGCCTATCGTGCCCGCCGCGGCGGCGCCGGTCGCTGCGCCCGCGCCGGTGCCGGTGATCGAGGCGGCACCGCCCGCGGTGCACGACTCGGCGCAAGCGGACGTCGCGGAGGAGGCGCCCGCCGCGCCCACGACGCGATCCCGGCGCGCAGCGCGCACGCCGCGGCGCACGGCGAGCGGCGCAGGCAGCAGCAAGATCCCGATGTGGGAGTGGGAGTGACGCGGCTCCGCACGTTCGTCGTGGTGCTCGTGCTCGCGCTGCTCGCGCCCGCATCGATGGTGCATGCGCAGCGCGACGAGGCGCGCGCGCTCTTCGAGCAAGCGCGCGAGGCGCTCGGCTCGGGTGACTTCGCGACCGCGCGCGATCTGCTCGCGCGCTCGCTCGCGCTCGCGTCGAACGTCGGATCCGCATTCAACCTCGCGATAGCGCTGCGCGGCACCGGCGAGCTGCAGCGCGCGATCGAGACGTTCGACGCGCTGCTCGCGGACCGCTACGGCGCGCTCTCGCCCGAGCAGCGGCGCGAGGTCGAGTCGTTCCTCGTGCGCTCGCGGCGCGAGCTCGGGCACCTCTCGGTGCGCGTGACCGGCGCCGATGCGATCGAGCTGCGCATCGACGGCGTGCTGGTCGCGACCGCGCCCGACGGCGACGTCGTCGAGACCGCCGTCGATCCCGGTGAGCACGTCGTCACCGCGTCCGCGCCGCGCCGCACGAGCTACGAGGAGCGCATCGTCGTCGAGCGCGGCGCACGCCGAACGATCCGCGCCGAGCTCGGCTCGACGCTCCCCGGCACGCTCGTCGTCGAGAGCCCGACGCCCGAGGCGATCGTCGAGATCCTCGGCGTGGTGCGCGGCGCCGGATCGATCCGCCGCGACCTCCCGCCGGGCGAGTACCGCATCTCGGTCGCCGACAGCGCAGGACGACGCGAGACCACCGCGCGCGTCGACAGCGGCGAGCTGATGCGCGTCGTGCTCTCGGGCCCGAGCGCGGGCACGCCGATCGTCGAGAGCCCGTGGCTGTGGTCGGGCGTCGCGCTGGCGCTCGCTGCGGCGGCCATCGGCATCGCGGTGCCGCTCACGGTCACGCAGGAAGAAGCGCCCGTCTCCGATCCGATCTACGGCGTCGTCGTCACGCTGACGACGCCGTAGACGTCCCGTCCCTACCGTCCGCGGGACGAGCACTCCGGTCGGGACTCACTTCTTCTCGGCATCCGGGTAGCGCGGGTAGCTGCCCAGCACCGTCAGCGCCTGCACGCGCGTCTCGAGCGCCGCGAGCGCGGCCGCGACGTTCTCGTCCTCGCGGTGCCCTTCGACGTCGATCACGAACACGTAGCGCCACGCGCGATCGCGGCTCGGCCGCGACTCGATGCGCGTCATGTTCACGCCGTTGTCCTCGAGCACGCCGAGCGTGCGGCGCAGCGCGCCGCGTTCGGTCTCGTCGGCGATGATGAACGTGAACGTCGTGCGGTCACGGCCGGTCGGCTTCGCGTCGTCCTTGCCGATCATCACGAAGCGCGTCGCGTTGAACGCGATGTCCTGGATGCCCTCGCGCAGCACCGGCACGCCCATGATCTCGCCGGCGAGCGAGCTGCCGATCGCCGCGCCGCTCGCGTCACCGCCCGCCTCGCGCACCGCCAGCGCGGTCGACGCGGTGTGGACGATCTGCGCCTGGGGCAGGTTGTTCGCGAGGTACTTGCGGCACTGCGCGAGCGCCTGCGGGTGCGAGTACACGCGGCGCACCTCGGAGAGCGACTCGACGTTCGACAGCAGGCAGTGCTTGATCGGCAGCACGAGCTCGCGCCGGATGCGACAGCCGCCCTCGATCAGCGCGTCGATCGCGCCGGCGACCGAGCCCTCGGTCGAGTTCTCGATCGGCACCACGCCGTACACTGCGCGGCCGCGACGCACCGACTCGAACACGCCGTCGATCGTCGCTTCCTCGATGTACTGCGGGGCGTAGCCGAAGAGCGCGCGCGCCGCCGCGTGCGAGTACGTGCCCTGCGGTCCGAGGTACGCGACGGTCACGCGCGCCTGGAGCGACACGCAGCCGCTCAGGATCTCGCGGAACACCGCGAGGATCGCGGGCTTCGGGAAGCGACCCGCGCCGCGCTCGAGCAGGCGCTCGAGCAGCGCCTTCTCGCGCTCGGGATCGAGCGCGGGCGCACCGCTCGCCTGCTTCGCGCGACGCACCGCACCGACGACCTCCGCGCGCTCGGCGAGGAGATCGAGGATGCGATCGTCGATCGAGTCGATGCGCTGCCGCGCCAGCGCGAGATCGGGCACGGGCACGCCGTTCTCCGGCGTCGGAAGCGGCGTGATGATCGACTCGATCGAGGCGCGGGGATCGTCGCTCACGCCGGCCTCACGGGCAGGTGCCGCGGGGTCCACGAGCGCGCGCGCACGAACGCGACGGGATCGGGATCCGCGCCCTCGGGCCACGTGCCGACTCCGTCGTCGACCGCGCGACGCATCACGCGCGCTGCGACGTGCGCCGAGACCTCGCGGAGCTCACGGATCGGCGGGTACATCGCGCCGCTCGCGAGGTGGCGCTCCTGCACGTACTCGGCGAGCGCGTACGCGGCCTCGAGCACCATCTGATCGGTGATCTCGGACGCGCCCGAGAGCATCGCGCCGAGGCCGATCCCGGGGAACACGAACGCGTTGTTGCCCTGGCCGATCACGAAGCGCTTGCCGCCGAGCTCGACCGGCGCGAACGGCGATCCCGTCGCGACGATCGCGCGCCCCTCGGTCCACGCCAGCACGTCGGCGGGGCGTGCCTCGCACGACGTGATCGGGTTCGAGAGCGCGAGCACGATCGGACGCGCGCACTGCGAGCCGAGCTGCTTCACGATCGTCTCGTCGAACGCGCCCGCCTGACCGCTCAGGCCGATCAGCACGGTGGCGCGCCCCTCGCGCACCGTCTCGAGCAGATCGGGGCGCTCGCCCGTGATCTTCCAGCTCTCGATCGCTGCGCGACGCTGCGCGAGAGGCGCCTTGTACGCCTCCATCTTCGC includes:
- a CDS encoding tetratricopeptide repeat protein; this translates as MTRLRTFVVVLVLALLAPASMVHAQRDEARALFEQAREALGSGDFATARDLLARSLALASNVGSAFNLAIALRGTGELQRAIETFDALLADRYGALSPEQRREVESFLVRSRRELGHLSVRVTGADAIELRIDGVLVATAPDGDVVETAVDPGEHVVTASAPRRTSYEERIVVERGARRTIRAELGSTLPGTLVVESPTPEAIVEILGVVRGAGSIRRDLPPGEYRISVADSAGRRETTARVDSGELMRVVLSGPSAGTPIVESPWLWSGVALALAAAAIGIAVPLTVTQEEAPVSDPIYGVVVTLTTP
- the pheA gene encoding prephenate dehydratase; this encodes MSDDPRASIESIITPLPTPENGVPVPDLALARQRIDSIDDRILDLLAERAEVVGAVRRAKQASGAPALDPEREKALLERLLERGAGRFPKPAILAVFREILSGCVSLQARVTVAYLGPQGTYSHAAARALFGYAPQYIEEATIDGVFESVRRGRAVYGVVPIENSTEGSVAGAIDALIEGGCRIRRELVLPIKHCLLSNVESLSEVRRVYSHPQALAQCRKYLANNLPQAQIVHTASTALAVREAGGDASGAAIGSSLAGEIMGVPVLREGIQDIAFNATRFVMIGKDDAKPTGRDRTTFTFIIADETERGALRRTLGVLEDNGVNMTRIESRPSRDRAWRYVFVIDVEGHREDENVAAALAALETRVQALTVLGSYPRYPDAEKK